DNA from Yamadazyma tenuis chromosome 5, complete sequence:
ATTTTTGTGTGCCAATACGTTATCTGTGAACCTTGATCCAAGAACTAGAATTAAGACGGGCAAGTACAACCCTGCGAGAACTTTCACACCCAAAGGAGCTATTGGAAGTGGATCAGTTGCAACCTCTATCTACTCCATTGACAGTCCTGGGGGATACATGATCTGGGGGATGGTGTTGCCCGATTTGTGCTGGAACACTTTTAGTCGATTGAGTGTGTTGAAGGGAAAGCCATATTTCTACGAAAACTTTGACCAAATTTCCTACTATGAGGTCAGTGAAGAGAAGTTGGCTGAATTGAACACTCAGCTTCTTGCTGGAAGATTAGAGATTGAAACCGAAGAAGTGGAAATTGACTTCAACGAGTACATTAACTTTCTCAAggatattgaagatgaagtgAAGGAAATAGACGCAAAAAAGCAAGTCAGTATGGATGCTTTAATTgccgaagaagaagtgtcCAGAGCCAAATGgttgaaagaaatggaATCAGCAAAAACAACTACAAGCACTGATCAACTGATTTTGAATGACCCCTCTACTATTAAAGTGATGGCAAAcatggctgcaaacatTTTTAAAATCAATGTCAAGAAAGGAGACATAATTACTGGTGAGGATGTTTTGATCATTTTGGAAGCCATGAAGATGGAGATTCCCATGAGAGCCAttaacgaagaagaaagtgatgatgaagacgacgGGCCCAAAAAAGAGGCAGCCCACCCATCAACATTGAAGTATGAAGTGTTGGACGTTATTGTAAATGAAGGAGATGTGATGAACTCAGGGGACGTGTTGATGCTTATCAAAGCTATTTAATTTATATGCAATTTAGATATTTTTCGCACCCCATAATTCAGCTACGAGATGTATTCAGACCCATTCAAAGCGGTTACCAGAAAGTTATCCGACAATGTGTTGATAGCTTCGGCTCCGTTCAGCATATTCAACAGATTGAGAGTCGGAGCTCGAATGTCCTTGTTCCATTACGATGGGAAAGTGGTTGTTTACTCGGCATTTCCCTACGGCAGTGAAGTTGTTAGAGCTCTAAAGGAGCTTACTGGTAAAGACGAATTCGACGTGTCTCACATCATCGTGCCCAATAAAGAGCACTACAAGGCAGTGGGAGGATTCAAGCGGGCGTTTCCAAAGGCCAAGGTAATCACTCTGGAAAAGTTCCAAACTGACGAATTTGAGGTTGACTACAGAATCCCATTTAGTGAAGGTAATAAGGTCCTCGATGAGAAGGCTTTGAAAGCCATTGGAATAAAGGAAGAATCATTTCTTAAGAACTTCCAGTTGGTGTTCTTGAGCCGTCACCGTCTAAAGGAATTGGTCTTATATGATAAGAATTCCAAGTTTGTTACTTCGGCAGACTTTGCACTTTCCTTCTCAAGTGGTCGTGATGGGGTTGAACAGTACGCGGAAGAAACTGGGTGGCCCAAGGGAAGTAATCCATATTCCGGATGGTCTTACTTACTCAGATGGTGTTATCCTGGTAACAAACTTTGGGTTAACCAAGTCAACAAGCTGAATATGACAGACACTGAGGAAGGAAGAGCAGGTATTAAGGCCATATACAGTTTAGACTTCACTAAATTGATTCCATGTCACGGGAATATTTTGGACGACGGCAAACAAGTACTTACCTCTTACTTCAGTTTCTTGGACACAAAGTAGAATAGTAAATCTCAAATGTATGGTATATTTTGAGAGCGACTTTTTCGGGCAAACATAAATTAATAATCATTATCAGTTTCAGACTATGTATCCAACACCTTTGAAGGCGGTAGTAAGAAACTTGACAGAAAATGTGGTGATTgcatcaacaccatttACCAGAGCCGGAATTATCAATTTTGGGGCTCGTATGTCCCTTTTTCACTATAATGGAGAGGTGATTGTGTGGTCAGCTATTCCATATGGAGATGAGGTGGTCAGGAGCTTGAAACTATTGACCGGCAGAGAAAAAGACTTCAATGTGACGTATTTGATTATTCCTGATGCTGAACACACCATGGCTGCCAAGTCGTTCAAGGAGCAATATCCAAACCTTAAAATTATTGGAATGGATGCTGCTGCCAATGCTGTTCCCGTACCAATCGATTATCCTATTACTTCCAAATATGCtaacaagttgattgattCTGGTGTCTTGAAGGAAGTCGGCATCCAGGATGAGTCTATCCTTTCCAATTTCGAGTTTGTCTACTTGCCCAGCCACCGTaacaaagagttggtgTTATTTGATaagaactccaagattttgtttgagGCCGATTTGCTTTTGTGCTTAGGTCCGAAAGGCACTAAACTCGAACAGTATAGCCCTGAACTAGGATTCCCCGATAATTTCAATCCTCATGGAGGAACTTCATTCTTGGCTGGGTTCACCCATCCCGACTCAGGGTTTTTTAAAGGGTTGGTCAATAGACTtgtcaagtccaaagacCTTGAGGTCCGCAAGGGACTTCAAACAATATACAACTGGGATTTCACAAAAATGGTTCCGTGCCATGGCAATGTGATTAATGAGGGCAAGCCATACTTTAAGAAGTTCTTTGACTTTGTTAATTGAAACATTGTACCACGGCTAAATAGCTATTTGTATGTATTGTTTAGCCGGGTCCGACGGCTAATGCACTCCGCAATTCAAAATCGCGACCGCATCGTATCTGATTTCATTCACATTTGACTATGGTGGGAGAAACTTCCAAGTATGAAGAGCACATACACCTGTTAGCAGTGTACcaggagttgttggaacaGCACAAGGCATTCAATTTGTCACGGTTGATCGAAGAGAATTTAAGACCCAACTTAACTGGTGACACATTGATTGGTGATGACAAGATTAACTACAGAGGAAACGGAATCTTTTTTATCGATGATGCTTTTCTACAGGAGTATGACGACATTGACGAAGTGAAAGACGGAGAATCCAACTTCCTAGTGACATTTTTCCATTTAGGTTCCAAATTGTCTGGTCATAATGGGATAGTGCATGGGGGTTTATTAGCCACTCTTCTAGATGAATTGACATGCAGATTAGCATTTCAGAATTTCCATTCGAAAAAGGGTGTCActgccaacttgaacatcaactACAAAAAACCGTGTTTTGTGAATtcggtggtgatgataaaATGTGAATTGTCTAGAAAGAGTGGTAGAAAGTGTTGGGTCAAAGGGTCTGTGTTTAGTGTTAAAGACAGCGAATTGGAGTTATTGACTGAATGTGAATGCCTTGTCATAGAGCCGAGATGggtcaagaacttgtagAGCTCGGCATTATTTATTCATCtatttatttatttatcTAATGAATCTTTGTTACTTTAATTCATCGGTGCCTCTGGCTTTGGCCTGTCCAATCTCGAGTTTTGCACTTTTGGCTCCGAATTGAATTGCCCGTTTCAACTCGTCTTTGACGAAGTTGAGTCCCATAGTGCCCGCCAACTGCCTGAGAATCCATTTTCTTGTAGGTTTGCTGATTGTCTTACCTTTTTTGGTAACAGCCCAATCCAACTTTATCTTGTAATTTGGCTCGATACTGTTAATAACGAGCTTGATGAACTCGTTGTCAAGGTAAGGGTACCTGAGTTCTTTGCCCCAGGAGCTTATCACTCTATCGTCTCTTCCAAGGTTTCTCTTGTGAATGATCTCTATATCGTGTAGAAGCTGTTTGTTCAATTCCTCATATTGTCTCAGTGGATCATCATCTGGCTTGAGTGATGAGAATATAGCCTCGTGCCTGGAATAACCTCCGAATAGCTCATCTGCTCCGAGTCCAGAGAAAAGCACTTTTGCCAGGGAAATATAATCTTCTACTCTGACGTACTTGTTGGTGTCACTGATGAAGTCTGACCATGATACTTCataattttgcaactctAGTTTCTGACAAGGCACAATATTGTTGCTGGCGAAATAGAACGCAATTGCAATACTCAAGTCCATTTCTGTTTCTTGAGGATACATCAACAGCACCACATTCTTTTTGTGTGTCAACCAAAGCTTATAATCGACATCCACCTGGACTAGTCTCAAGCTGACATTGGTTCCGCTACattttttggccaagtgAAACCAGGACTTAAAACTGAGCTGTCGGTCAGGACTTTGACTTGCCTTAACGCCGGTTCTTGGGTTATCAAAACCAACggtcaacaagtcaatTTTCACGGGAGTTTTAAGTTCAAGGAAATTCTCGATCAAAAGGGCTGCAATTACAGCACAATCAATACCACCACTGAAGAGAACAGCCAAACTAGCTTCAGTGGCTTGTAACGGGCAAATTGTTTCTTGTCGTATGAAGCAGGATCTCTTTAAACTCTCATATATGCGATTGACTTGGGTCGTAGGTTCATTATAGTTGAGTATATTGAAGGGGACAAGTTCCTCAAATTCCCGTGTCAAAAGTGATACTTCAAGCTTATAGCTTTGGGTAGAGAATTTATAGAGCTTATTGCCTTCACATTCACTGTATAACCTTTGGGGCACAGACGATATCAAAATTTCGTCTTTGGTTTGCTTGTAGCATAGTGATCTTTTGCCAATACTGTCTCTTCCGAAGAATACACATTGTTCAAATTTATCCAAGATACAAAAAGCAAACTCTCCACTCAAAGTCACCAATGCCTTCTTTATTCCATGCTTGACGATTTGATTCAAGAGGAATTCTGTATCATTTGAAAATTCACATTGGCTGTTGTATAGTTCTCCATTGAACTGAACCACGTATCTATCAGTGAAGACTGGCTGTGATATGAATGGTTGTCTCAAAGAGAGAACCGACGAAAACAATTGGACGTTGCTGTCTCCTAAATCAAATTTGTTATACTGAAGGTAATCAGGACCTCTTCCAGCTATTGCAGGTATTAGATGGTTATACTCTTCaatggatgaagaaaatgtGAGTTCATCTTcgggttcttcttcggtgatatctttgatttgttgaaacaCTTCGTCTATCTTTTCCAGATTATCGACTTTGACATTGTTCCCAAGTTTTATCAATTGATTATTCAACTGCTTTAGCTTTTCTTGATTGTTTAACTTGTTTAAATCTGTTGCTGACAACCGGAAATCCTGTTTGAAAATATTTCGTATCTTGACTGTGTCCTGACACTCCCATACAGAGCTTTGGTTATTGAGACAAGGTGGATGGCCTTGAAACTCGGTGTTTACCAAACATAGAATTCCACACATTACTGAGAAGTGAGATGAGCAGAAAAATCGATCGCAAGTAGCCTGGTACGAACCATATagaaggatttgaaaccaCTAAAAATGGTGATGTGTCATCAAAACTTCAACTACTATAAACTTTAATCAGTAAGAGATCCCATTATTGGAAATGAGTGTATTTGAAGGTTTGCATAAATTTACAGTATTAGAGCAGAACGAGCCGTACATCGCGATGTCGAATTGGAAATTCTAATGATGGCAATGAGAGGTGTGTTGATAATAAGTGCATTGTTTTTGGGTGTCTCCAGTGTTGAGCATCCTTCTTTTGTGCCATTTGATACTTCTCAGTTAGCAGAATCATCCTTATTTGAACAGTTTTTGTATGGATCTTTAAAAGATTCTAACTGGCAGGTTTCCAAAGCCAAGAAGGACGACAAATTCTCATATTCTGGAGAATGGGCCATTGAACCAGCATCTAAGTATCCTGGGATTTCTGGTGATTCCGGCTTGGTTTTGAAGACTAAGGCTGCCCATCATGCCATATCATATAAGCTTGACACTCCGTTTGATAATACTGATAATGATTTGGTGTTACAATATGAGATCAAGACTCAAGATGGTTTGGAATGTGGTGGAACATATAtaaagttgttgaacaaagatTTTGATCAGAGCGGGCCGTTCAGTAGCCAAACTCCCTTTCAACTAATGTTTGGCCCTGATAAATGTGGATCCAATGATAAAATACATTTCATTATCAACCGAAAGAACCCAATTACAAACACCTACGAGGAAAAACATTTAAGTCAAGCCCCTATGTCTAGGTCAACCCAAGTTTCCACCTTGTATACTCTTATATTTAAGAGAAACTCCGACTTTGAAATCAGGATCAATGGACAAGTGGTAAAAGCTGGTAATGTCCTTAGTAAGCCTCATTTATTGAAACCAAAATTGAACCCTCCAAAGGAGATTGAAGACGCTACAATGAAGAAACCTGATGACTgggaagatgaagagtttATTTTCGATGAGCTGGTACAAAAACCAGAAGATTATGATGAGAAGTATGCTTCTGCGTTTATACCTGACCCAGAGGACACGAAACCTGAAGGCTGGTTGGATGATGAACCTAGCTACATTGTGGATGCATCTGTCAAAAAGCCAGAAGAATGgattgatgaagaagatggagaatGGATGCCTCCCGCACTCAGAAACCCCAAATGTACTGTTGGTTGTGGTGAATGGAAACCCAAGctcatctccaacaaaaactatAAAGGGCCATGGACTCCTTCATTTATCCCCAATCCTCGTTACAAGGGTCAGTGGAGACCTTCCAAAGTGCCCAATCCATACTACTACGAAGACCACCATCCTTCGAATCTCGGGTTAATTGGAGGTTTAGGATTTGAGTTATGGTCTATGGAAAAAGACATATTGTTCGACAACATTTATCTTGGCCATTCTGTTCAGGAAGCAGAATTAATTGGAAACAAGACCTTCATTCCAAAACTAGAAATTGAGCAACTAGATTACGCCCAAAACAGACCAAAAGCTGTCAAGGGACCTTCGCCTCCTCCAAAATCGTTTGAAGAGATGTTGagagatgaagaaaacacTTTGGGTGTGAAGCAaatcttgattttcttttacttgatcttcaagagaGAATTTCTCAGTATGCTGGACTTCTATTATCAATTCAGAAAAGATCCAGCAAACACTCTTTTTGACTATCCTTTAAAAGCTGCAGTTTACTCTGGAGTTATATTATTTGGTTTCACGTTCTTCTTTGGTACCGTTAATGCTGTAGTATTCTATTTGTCAAGATGGTCAGATGCAACCAAGGAATCTATAAATATGGCTAGAGAAGCTGTTGACCGTGATTACGGTCTGTCGGACTCAGAAGGTAGTGACGAAGAAAGTGAAGATGACTCTAACTCCGAAGGCGTACCAAAGATTTTCGAAATTTCAGCTGAAGGggatgaatttgaaataAAGGCAACTTCAACAGAACGGAGACAAACTGAAGCAGTTaagagaagttgaactaTATTTACTTCGATTCTTATATATCTAATTAATGCCATTCTGTTCTTTGAATATGTCCCATGATTTGTTTAACGTAATGAAAATCGACTGACAAAGCATTTCCTCTTCTACTCCTAGGTTCAAACTGGTCAACTTATCAGGGTGAATAGAGCTGATCACTTTCATGTAGTTGATCTTCACTTTCTTAGGCaacatcaaatcattgatagTGATCTTTTTGGAGGTTAAAAACGGAAAGCCTAAGGATGCTGGTAATATTTCTGGTAAAGACATCAACAAGCTTCTCAAGTTGTCCTCTTTTCCATTACTCCAAGCCAGGGTTTTGGACTCAACCTGATCGTGCAACTGGTACTTAAGGCTATCTCTATCCTCTTGCTTCTTATTTTGTGCTTGAACTCTCTTAAGATTATCATTGTTGACTGGCTGTATTCTAGAAGGTTTAGGTCTAGACACGGAAGGTTTAGGTTTAGGAGGAGGATTAACGATGTTGTTGACCCTTCTTCTCGCATCCATGACCTTTTTGTCATTGACCCCTAGTTTTGTGACCAATTCCATATAGCATTCTAAGGAGTCGGAAAATGCTTCAATCATTTCCAATGCTTCAGCCTTTCTTGATAAAAGCTTGATGTACCAATACTTGACCGGTTTGTCGTTTATCACATAACTTTCATcgttgatatcttcaatgtTTATAAGGTGAAGGGCCTGGTCACATTGATCCCTAGCCTGCTTATAGGATCCAAGCTTAATCAATGTGAGTGCCAAATTAGAGTTAATAACTAGGCGTAACTCATGGGTTGGGGTGAGGACATTCAAACATTTCTCATAGTTGATTAAAGCATCGTCATAATCTCCATTGGCAAAAGATTTGGTGGCCTTCTCTTTTCCAATATCGTAATCTGATTGCAGAAACTGATCCAATGGTTCCCTTGTAGTTTTTCTAGAAGCTTTTGGTTTGCTGGGTGTGGGTGCAGCTGGCTTTCTCCTTCTTGAGGAAACATATACCTCGTCACCATTTGAATCATTCCTAAACTTTTCGGCTCTTGAAAGAGatccaccaacaccaagcaAGTCCACGTCAGGTTGTGGAGCTTTAGTCTGCTGAGTCTTGGATGTTAATTGATGTGCCTGTTCTTTCCTTGGAGCATCAGCCTTGGTGGTAGCAGGAActctttctcttgaagGATTCAGTAATGGTCTTGGTGGTAACTCAGCCTTCTCAGGAGACGGGCTTTTTGTAGGCGATGCCCCATAAATCTTGTTCTTTGCCATGGCTTTCAAGTTATCAACTCTAGCTTTATTACGTGCcttttgtttctgtttTTGCTCTTCCATAAAATTACTGATAAATTCATGGTCAATGTTAGCCTCATCAGCACTATAATCATTGTCACTCTTACCAAAGAACTCAGCTTCTCTCTTTTTGtacttttctttctccAGATCTTGCATCCAAACCGGTAAGGAGTTGGAAGGGGACCCTCTGCCTGTCGTTTGAGCTTGTTGAAACTGCTCAATATTCTTTATGACAGTCTCCTTTGACttattcaagaaaatggaggccttattgaagaagtccGTGGAAAGATCATTAAGCTTGGCGCCCAAATCCTCCTTGTTGGGGCTATGAGTTCTTGTTCTAGGTAGTGATGGTTGGGAGGAAGAACTGGATCTCAGGTTGCCTCCATTCATAATGTAGTTAACACAGGCTTGTAAATCCATACCCACCTCACTGATAGCAGAGTCAGAAACTTCCACTGGAAATCCAATATCCACGAGTTGGGCTATTAACTCATCCCTCTTACTCAATGAAGAGCTCGAGTTCGATCTTAAATCTTCGCTGTAGGGTTCAAAGGATTCTTTCTCTGGCACTGATTTCAGGATTGGAGCTGGTtgtggttcttcttggaaagCATCCGTAAACTCATCGTCCAACAAAGAGTGTGCGTTGTTTTGTGGATTATTCGTTGGCTTGGTTGGTTTAACAGAATTGATAGTCGATGCCTTGTTCGAGGTTGAGTTACTAGCAACGCTCGGTTccttgaagatatcaaagGGGTCTTCTATTTGTGAATTCAAAGGGGTATGCACATTAGAGCCAGTTTGACTCGAATTCCCAACAGAACTGGAACTATCACCACGGCTACCACTAGTGGACGTACCAATTTCGTCCCATGTATTGGTGGATGATTCCACTGGAAATGATGCTTTTGAGCTGTTTAAACTGTCAAAGATATCCATTCCCATGTTACCGGCATTGCTATTGTTACCGTATCTGTCTTTTTGTAAATCGGCCAAGTTTTTCCTTCTGTTTGCTGTAGTGGTATTTCCAGCTGGAAATAAATCAGCAAACACAtctttctttggaggaGCCATTTACTTTTGGAGTCTTGCTTAAATATCAATCTTTCACTTACCGTAAAACTTGTGGATATACCAAGCAGACGATTGGGCAATAAAAGATCAAAGCCCACGCAAGTGACGATGaatggaagagttggtcaaatcaAAATAGTGTGAGACGCAGACGCAGTCGCGCCAGTATTACCCAGAAGCAATCGCTTGCATTTGCAGCTGAAGAGGGAAATTCAAAGGACACATCGACAAATCAGTAGTGTAATCACAACGACTATGTAATTTTGGGTCAATAAGTCCTATCTCAGTAGGCGATTGTATTGGATAATTACCAATATAAATAGTATCCATATTCAAAACCATGGTCATTTCTCATAGACCAGCCGAATTTTGGTAACTAAAATTGAATAATACACATATCTGTCAACACCTAAAGAATTAACTATAAACCCTTTGGCATTTATATACCTAATAGTGGTTTTGGGTTCCTATAAAGtggtgattttgcagctattGTGATTCTCCGCACACGACCGTCAATGCGCATCTATACGGAAATGCTTAGTGAAGAAAAATTTTATATTGTAAGAGAAGAGCTGTCCAGAATGCATTTAATGTACACTATTGGTCCAGATGGAAAGAGGTTATATACCTTGAAAAAGAACACCGAAGACggtgaaatcaccaaatcgGCCCACCCAGCCAGATTTTCTCCAGATGACAAGTACTCCAGACAAAGAGttactttgaagaagagatatGGTTTATTACCaactcaacaacaagattgAGTAGACTAGCTGGTAGTACTGGCAAAGTAGCAGGGAAGAGAAGAATGCCAACAGAGCTGTATCAGTAGGTCGAATACGAAGAAGTGAATGAATCCTGATTATTTTCATACATGTACTATAGTAATAAAATATTGGCATTAGATTTGAAAGTTGTAGCCGCTGCGATAGGACAAACTGCAGTACCCATCTACTAAGAGTGAATTCTGGTGCCTTTGAGGATAGGGCTACCTAGATGGAAATAAAACAATGGTTTGGGCAGTGATGTGTAGATAAGGGTACGGAGACGTCCGACCAGTAGTATTCAGACAAACAGGCTGGGTCATGGGACACGAGATACGTACACACTCAAGGCTGCAATAAGGAAAACACCTGGGGTCTTGACACGATCACTTCTGACACTGGTAGACGAATATCTCAGATCCGGTGGGAGTTGGCTTATCATATAGGATCGGTTTTGTCGCCTGTCCTCTCCAAATCAAACGCAGCATTGCTGGCATACCCTTCCCACAACTGTGATGCAATTTCAATGTCTaagtttcttctgttgaTCTCTTGTAAGGACTTGTTCATAGCAACAACAGACTCATTCAAGTTTTCCTAAAAAACATTAGTATCGATCCATACATGACATGAGTGTTTTCTATACATACGACATTGTTGATTATACGTGAGAGCAATGCACTCTGGGCTTGTTCGTGTGGATTTTGCATTGGAAAGACGTGTATATCttgttttgttttgatCTTGGCTAAAATTTATTACTGCGAAAAAGTGAGGGCCATAAGCTGGATATCTATTTTAGAGAGTAGTGAATAATATACTAAGCAGTCAACTGGTTCATACACTTAAGGTATTCGTCGGATAAGTAGCTACCAGCCTCACAGTAGTTTTGTTGGTAACAGTCGGTTGATAGCTTTCCATCATCGTCACATACTGGAGTGTTAAGTGTCAGACGATATTGCAAGTTGGTATACAATTGGTTGAACTCAATACTGGAATTATCAGCGAGTTTCTGCAACACATACTGGTTCCAGAAAGTACCGTTCAATGGAGCAGTCAGCGGCCATGTACTGTTGGGGTCATAGGTTTCACGAGCAGAATACTCGAATTCCCAAGCAGGCTCAGCACTTCCTTCAATGTAAGTgtcattcaacttggtgtaGTAGTTATATGAGTTCATGATGTTGAACGAGCCATCCTGCACTTCGTAGTACTTGAAAGCCGGGTTATAGTCAGAGAGAGGAGTAACCGATTGACCGATCCAGGCCATGTTGGTGACATCTCTTTCTACGTCTTCGGCACTGGAGGAGTTGGAAGCGAAGAACACCTTGAATTGATCTCTGTGAGTGTGCCCATAGAAAATGCTGGCAATAGTGTAGGGGCTGAATCTTTCGACAATCTTGGCGAAGATTCTGGATTGAATAGGTAAAGCATCACCGTCAGATGAAGGAATATGGGCAATGATCCAAACTCTTTGCCCCTTCTGTTCgctttccaccaactcgttgattaAGAATTCCCATTGCCCAAATCTGTCTGGGTCTTCCCTCAAGTTAATATAGTTCCACATGTTCTTCTGGTAGTAAGCGTTAGAATTTAAGGAAATCACCTTTAATCCTCTCTTGGTGACATGAGAGAAACCAGCATAGTGCTCTTTAACTTCGTTTTGCTCCGAACGGTCCAACCAGCCGTCGTTGACCCAAATTTCACTCATTAATTCTGCATTATATTGGTAGGAGCTGTTTGGATCGTATTTTTGTGGAGCCAATT
Protein-coding regions in this window:
- a CDS encoding uncharacterized protein (COG:E; EggNog:ENOG503NVJ7; MEROPS:MER0033254) produces the protein MCGILCLVNTEFQGHPPCLNNQSSVWECQDTVKIRNIFKQDFRLSATDLNKLNNQEKLKQLNNQLIKLGNNVKVDNSEKIDEVFQQIKDITEEEPEDELTFSSSIEEYNHLIPAIAGRGPDYLQYNKFDLGDSNVQLFSSVLSLRQPFISQPVFTDRYVVQFNGELYNSQCEFSNDTEFLLNQIVKHGIKKALVTLSGEFAFCILDKFEQCVFFGRDSIGKRSLCYKQTKDEILISSVPQRLYSECEGNKLYKFSTQSYKLEVSLLTREFEELVPFNILNYNEPTTQVNRIYESLKRSCFIRQETICPLQATEASLAVLFSGGIDCAVIAALLIENFLELKTPVKIDLLTVGFDNPRTGVKASQSPDRQLSFKSWFHLAKKCSGTNVSLRLVQVDVDYKLWLTHKKNVVSLMYPQETEMDLSIAIAFYFASNNIVPCQKLELQNYEVSWSDFISDTNKYVRVEDYISSAKVLFSGLGADELFGGYSRHEAIFSSLKPDDDPSRQYEELNKQLLHDIEIIHKRNLGRDDRVISSWGKELRYPYLDNEFIKLVINSIEPNYKIKLDWAVTKKGKTISKPTRKWILRQLAGTMGLNFVKDELKRAIQFGAKSAKLEIGQAKARGTDELK
- the NOP10 gene encoding snoRNP complex protein (EggNog:ENOG503P6R9; COG:J), producing MLSEEKFYIVREESSRMHLMYTIGPDGKRLYTLKKNTEDGEITKSAHPARFSPDDKYSRQRVTLKKRYGLLPTQQQD
- the SWA2 gene encoding auxilin-like clathrin-binding protein required for normal clathrin function (EggNog:ENOG503NZS2; COG:S), coding for MAPPKKDVFADLFPAGNTTTANRRKNLADLQKDRYGNNSNAGNMGMDIFDSLNSSKASFPVESSTNTWDEIGTSTSGSRGDSSSSVGNSSQTGSNVHTPLNSQIEDPFDIFKEPSVASNSTSNKASTINSVKPTKPTNNPQNNAHSLLDDEFTDAFQEEPQPAPISKSVPEKESFEPYSEDLRSNSSSSLSKRDELIAQLVDIGFPVEVSDSAISEVGMDLQACVNYIMNGGNSRSSSSSQPSLPRTRTHSPNKEDLGAKLNDLSTDFFNKASIFLNKSKETVIKNIEQFQQAQTTGRGSPSNSLPVWMQDSEKEKYKKREAEFFGKSDNDYSADEANIDHEFISNFMEEQKQKQKARNKARVDNLKAMAKNKIYGASPTKSPSPEKAELPPRPLSNPSRERVPATTKADAPRKEQAHQLTSKTQQTKAPQPDVDLLGVGGSLSRAEKFRNDSNGDEVYVSSRRRKPAAPTPSKPKASRKTTREPLDQFSQSDYDIGKEKATKSFANGDYDDALINYEKCLNVLTPTHELRLVINSNLALTLIKLGSYKQARDQCDQALHLINIEDINDESYVINDKPVKYWYIKLLSRKAEALEMIEAFSDSLECYMELVTKLGVNDKKVMDARRRVNNIVNPPPKPKPSVSRPKPSRIQPVNNDNLKRVQAQNKKQEDRDSLKYQLHDQVESKTSAWSNGKEDNLRSLLMSLPEILPASLGFPFLTSKKITINDLMLPKKVKINYMKVISSIHPDKLTSLNLGVEEEMLCQSIFITLNKSWDIFKEQNGIN
- a CDS encoding thioesterase superfamily protein (COG:S; EggNog:ENOG503P2HS) codes for the protein MVGETSKYEEHIHSLAVYQELLEQHKAFNLSRLIEENLRPNLTGDTLIGDDKINYRGNGIFFIDDAFLQEYDDIDEVKDGESNFLVTFFHLGSKLSGHNGIVHGGLLATLLDELTCRLAFQNFHSKKGVTANLNINYKKPCFVNSVVMIKCELSRKSGRKCWVKGSVFSVKDSELELLTECECLVIEPRWVKNL
- a CDS encoding uncharacterized protein (EggNog:ENOG503NZEB), with product MYSDPFKAVTRKLSDNVLIASAPFSIFNRLRVGARMSLFHYDGKVVVYSAFPYGSEVVRALKELTGKDEFDVSHIIVPNKEHYKAVGGFKRAFPKAKVITSEKFQTDEFEVDYRIPFSEGNKVLDEKALKAIGIKEESFLKNFQLVFLSRHRLKELVLYDKNSKFVTSADFALSFSSGRDGVEQYAEETGWPKGSNPYSGWSYLLRWCYPGNKLWVNQVNKSNMTDTEEGRAGIKAIYSLDFTKLIPCHGNILDDGKQVLTSYFSFLDTK
- a CDS encoding uncharacterized protein (EggNog:ENOG503NZEB) encodes the protein MYPTPLKAVVRNLTENVVIASTPFTRAGIINFGARMSLFHYNGEVIVWSAIPYGDEVVRSLKLLTGREKDFNVTYLIIPDAEHTMAAKSFKEQYPNLKIIGMDAAANAVPVPIDYPITSKYANKLIDSGVLKEVGIQDESILSNFEFVYLPSHRNKELVLFDKNSKILFEADLLLCLGPKGTKLEQYSPELGFPDNFNPHGGTSFLAGFTHPDSGFFKGLVNRLVKSKDLEVRKGLQTIYNWDFTKMVPCHGNVINEGKPYFKKFFDFVN
- the DAD4 gene encoding DASH complex subunit dad4 (EggNog:ENOG503P5Z2; COG:Z), with product MQNPHEQAQSALLSRIINNVENLNESVVAMNKSLQEINRRNLDIEIASQLWEGYASNAAFDLERTGDKTDPI
- a CDS encoding uncharacterized protein (EggNog:ENOG503NV5M; COG:O) translates to MMAMRGVLIISALFLGVSSVEHPSFVPFDTSQLAESSLFEQFLYGSLKDSNWQVSKAKKDDKFSYSGEWAIEPASKYPGISGDSGLVLKTKAAHHAISYKLDTPFDNTDNDLVLQYEIKTQDGLECGGTYIKLLNKDFDQSGPFSSQTPFQLMFGPDKCGSNDKIHFIINRKNPITNTYEEKHLSQAPMSRSTQVSTLYTLIFKRNSDFEIRINGQVVKAGNVLSKPHLLKPKLNPPKEIEDATMKKPDDWEDEEFIFDESVQKPEDYDEKYASAFIPDPEDTKPEGWLDDEPSYIVDASVKKPEEWIDEEDGEWMPPALRNPKCTVGCGEWKPKLISNKNYKGPWTPSFIPNPRYKGQWRPSKVPNPYYYEDHHPSNLGLIGGLGFELWSMEKDILFDNIYLGHSVQEAELIGNKTFIPKLEIEQLDYAQNRPKAVKGPSPPPKSFEEMLRDEENTLGVKQILIFFYLIFKREFLSMSDFYYQFRKDPANTLFDYPLKAAVYSGVILFGFTFFFGTVNAVVFYLSRWSDATKESINMAREAVDRDYGSSDSEGSDEESEDDSNSEGVPKIFEISAEGDEFEIKATSTERRQTEAVKRS